A genomic stretch from Aedes albopictus strain Foshan chromosome 2, AalbF5, whole genome shotgun sequence includes:
- the LOC109417849 gene encoding zinc finger protein 431 gives MTVFNLEHFPNVCRLCLKPESSEMFDITSEFERIRTTIETFLVEISFRPSEDKAEYLPKLVCGVCFKQLTDFALYRNRVVLTLRFMEALVDMKHSNSEPLTVLFQERKNELDILFRELSLCSKPEPQIEDILQDLETYNIPQCEIEINVKKEKLEADKSDDEDASYECPNDKEPNAKSEIYLCEEYPEQHFANESSSEDDKPLSKRKKAKTKAVSSSAEYTGPKRGRGRPRTHPDGTFLKERWSCDKCKFTTKYRLAVDRHKAVHEKRENRIYSCSSCDQVFKTYDAMRIHNLTHPENQVVCEVCGVSLKNVYSLQAHMERHDDERKYSCEYCDYTTQTRLSLKAHMNIHTNRILKMRCEVCGIAFRTASRLKRHMEGHSNERKYPCERCPARFNTTNALRNHRTRVHLAIRHPCDYCEKTFDQKIAMRDHVERIHNIQCNFICDVCVAVFDSQERLDFHKQRHDNPKPMECRLCLTLYSSQEDLDNHLCITYRDDYLCCNKDLRNHAQYNRHMLVKHGLKTNARVKPVPGMLLGQLRGARKRLEQCRKCDIAFPSRALKLQHMMECNQSAAT, from the exons ATGACGGTGTTTAATCTGGAGCATTTTCCCAACGTGTGCCGCCTTTGTTTGAAGCCGGAATCCAGTGAAATGTTTGACATCACCAGTGAGTTCGAAAGAATTCGAACGACCATCGAAACGTTCTTGGTTGAAATCTCGTTTCGACCGTCTGAG GACAAGGCTGAATACCTGCCCAAGCTGGTGTGTGGAGTTTGCTTCAAACAATTGACCGATTTTGCACTATACCGGAACCGTGTGGTTCTGACGCTGCGCTTTATGGAAGCGCTGGTGGACATGAAACATTCCAATTCTGAACCGCTTACGGTGCTCTTCCAAGAGCGTAAAAACGAGCTGGATATACTCTTTCGGGAACTCTCCTTGTGCAGCAAACCAGAGCCCCAAATCGAAGACATCCTACAGGACTTGGAAACTTACAATATTCCGCAGTGCGAAATCGAAATCAATGTCAAGAAGGAAAAGTTAGAAGCTGATAAGTCGGATGATGAGGACGCAAGTTATGAATGTCCCAACGATAAAGAACCTAATGCAAAATCGGAAATATATCTATGCGAGGAATATCCAGAACAACATTTCGCTAATGAATCGTCCAGTGAAGACGATAAACCACTCTCAAAGAGGAAAAAAGCCAAAACTAAAGCGGTCTCCTCTTCGGCGGAATACACCGGTCCCAAACGTGGTCGTGGTCGTCCGCGAACTCACCCGGATGGAACATTCTTGAAGGAACGATGGTCCTGTGACAAGTGCAAATTCACCACCAAATACCGATTGGCCGTCGATCGACATAAGGCCGTCCACGAGAAACGCGAGAATCGGATCTATTCATGTTCTAGTTGCGATCAGGTGTTCAAAACGTACGACGCCATGCGTATTCACAACTTGACCCACCCCGAGAACCAGGTCGTTTGCGAGGTTTGTGGCGTATCGCTCAAAAACGTTTACTCTCTGCAAGCGCACATGGAACGACACGATGACGAGCGGAAGTACTCGTGCGAGTACTGCGATTATACCACCCAAACGAGGCTGTCGCTGAAGGCGCACATGAACATTCACACCAATCGCATTTTGAAGATGCGATGCGAAGTGTGTGGGATTGCGTTTAGAAC CGCAAGTCGCCTCAAGCGTCACATGGAGGGCCATAGCAACGAACGGAAGTACCCATGTGAGCGATGCCCTGCGCGATTCAACACTACCAATGCCCTCCGGAACCACCGCACGCGAGTGCATCTGGCTATTCGGCATCCTTGTGATTACTGTGAGAAAACATTCGATCAGAAAATTGCCATGCGAGATCATGTCGAGCGAATCCATAAT ATTCAGTGCAACTTCATATGCGACGTCTGCGTAGCCGTATTCGACAGCCAAGAACGACTGGATTTCCACAAGCAGCGGCACGATAATCCCAAACCAATGGAGTGCAGACTTTGTCTTACGCTGTACTCCTCGCAGGAAGATTTGGATAACCACCTTTGTATCACCTATCGGGACGACTACCTGTGTTGCAACAAGGATTTGCGCAACCACGCACAATACAATCGGCACATGTTGGTCAAGCACGGTTTGAAAACGAACGCCCGGGTGAAACCTGTCCCAGGAATGCTGCTGGGTCAGTTGAGGGGAGCTCGGAAGCGGCTGGAGCAGTGTCGCAAGTGTGACATAGCTTTCCCATCCAGAGCTTTGAAGCTGCAGCatatgatggagtgcaaccagtCGGCCGCAACGTAA